A region of Candidatus Methylomirabilota bacterium DNA encodes the following proteins:
- a CDS encoding LLM class flavin-dependent oxidoreductase: MSTRVELAVAIPQTFPEGQIDQPRLREFLGRAEALGFGSAWVVEQILGGIPSLEPVELLAYAAAVTERLRLGAAVLLTALRSPVHLAKSLATLDHLSGGRLIVGVGLGGNAKIYPAFGITAERRAARFAESIRVMKLLWTAPRVTFTGAFWKLENAAMEPKPLQKPHPPVWFGAHHPNALKRAAELGDGFIGAGSISTAQFTEEVKTLRQLLAQAGRDPARFPIGKRVYIAVDRDRGRAGRRLAEWFGAFYGRPALAEQAAVWGDGPECLDGLARVMAGGARLILLNPVFDELDHLERFASELAPKL, from the coding sequence GTGAGCACGCGCGTCGAGCTGGCCGTCGCGATTCCCCAGACGTTTCCCGAAGGGCAGATCGATCAGCCGCGCCTCCGGGAATTCCTCGGCCGCGCCGAGGCCCTCGGCTTCGGGAGCGCCTGGGTCGTCGAGCAGATCCTCGGAGGAATTCCGAGCCTGGAGCCCGTGGAGCTCCTCGCCTACGCGGCGGCGGTCACCGAGCGCCTGCGCCTGGGCGCGGCGGTTCTGCTCACGGCGCTCCGCAGTCCCGTGCACTTGGCCAAGAGCCTGGCCACGCTCGACCACCTGAGCGGCGGCCGCCTGATCGTCGGCGTCGGGCTGGGCGGCAACGCCAAGATCTATCCCGCCTTCGGCATCACCGCCGAACGCCGGGCCGCGCGCTTCGCCGAGTCCATCCGCGTGATGAAGCTGCTCTGGACCGCGCCGCGCGTCACGTTCACGGGCGCCTTCTGGAAGCTCGAGAACGCGGCGATGGAGCCGAAGCCGCTGCAGAAGCCGCACCCACCCGTCTGGTTCGGGGCCCACCATCCCAACGCGCTCAAACGCGCCGCCGAGCTGGGCGACGGCTTCATCGGCGCCGGCTCGATCTCTACGGCGCAGTTCACCGAAGAGGTGAAAACGCTCCGCCAACTGCTCGCCCAGGCCGGACGCGATCCGGCGCGCTTTCCGATCGGCAAGCGCGTCTACATCGCGGTCGATCGCGACCGCGGGCGGGCCGGTCGTCGGCTCGCCGAGTGGTTCGGCGCTTTCTACGGCCGGCCCGCGCTGGCCGAGCAAGCGGCCGTCTGGGGCGACGGGCCGGAGTGCCTCGACGGGCTCGCGCGGGTGATGGCCGGTGGAGCCCGCCTGATCCTCCTCAATCCGGTCTTCGACGAGCTCGACCACCTCGAGCGATTCGCTTCTGAGCTCGCTCCGAAGCTGTAG
- a CDS encoding pyridoxamine 5'-phosphate oxidase family protein — MKRRRLTPRETAFLQRERVIRVATVGRDGTPWVVPVCHAVERGAIYFGSDKDGRKVRNIVKTKRVSLVADRYSDNWGRLRGVAVAGRGEILTRGPAFARAVRLLYRKYRQYEKVAALEPGESVIVRVRPSQVMSWNYAQ; from the coding sequence ATGAAACGTCGACGACTGACGCCCAGGGAAACCGCGTTCCTCCAGCGGGAACGGGTCATCCGTGTTGCCACCGTGGGCCGCGACGGCACGCCGTGGGTCGTGCCCGTTTGCCACGCGGTCGAGCGTGGGGCCATCTACTTCGGCAGCGACAAGGACGGCCGGAAGGTGCGGAACATCGTGAAGACGAAGCGCGTGAGCCTGGTCGCCGACCGCTACAGCGACAACTGGGGGCGTCTGCGCGGCGTGGCCGTGGCGGGGCGGGGCGAGATCCTCACGCGCGGCCCGGCCTTCGCGCGCGCCGTGCGGCTGCTCTACCGGAAGTACCGGCAGTACGAGAAGGTGGCGGCGCTCGAGCCCGGGGAGTCCGTCATCGTGCGCGTGCGACCCAGCCAGGTCATGAGCTGGAATTACGCGCAGTGA
- a CDS encoding M20 family metallopeptidase: MSAVKDDIAKAVDRLADDLERLSRKIHDNPELGYQEVKASGWLAEFLAAQGFKVERGVAGVETAFRATIETGEGPTIAILCEYDALPGIGHACGHNVIAAAGAGAGAALAALKQQLPQGRIQVVGTPAEEGGGGKVRLVHGGVFKGVDAAMMIHGWDKWISHQDLLGIVRVGFEFTGRAAHASADPWEGVNALDAVIQTFNNVSMLRQQVRPEYRIHGIITHGGAAPNIIPEFAAATFYVRAPKLDEMWALHRRVVAGAEGAAKATGCTLKVVEQDNTYEPMKRNQTLLDAFRANMARLGLLEAPAVKDRLGSSDVGNVSQVVPTIQPLVKIAPDGTPIHSRAFEAAAVSPLARQGLLAAAKVMAMTALDLLAEPGLLARAHQEFAAPK, encoded by the coding sequence ATGAGCGCCGTCAAGGACGACATCGCCAAGGCCGTGGACCGCCTGGCCGACGACCTCGAGCGCCTGTCCCGCAAGATCCACGACAATCCTGAGCTGGGCTACCAGGAGGTGAAGGCGTCCGGCTGGCTGGCCGAGTTCCTGGCCGCCCAGGGCTTCAAGGTGGAGCGCGGCGTGGCCGGGGTCGAAACGGCGTTCCGGGCGACGATCGAGACGGGCGAGGGACCCACGATCGCCATCCTGTGCGAGTACGACGCCCTTCCCGGCATCGGCCACGCCTGCGGTCACAACGTGATCGCCGCCGCCGGGGCGGGCGCCGGCGCCGCGCTGGCGGCCCTGAAGCAGCAGCTCCCGCAGGGCCGCATCCAGGTGGTCGGCACGCCCGCGGAGGAAGGCGGCGGCGGCAAGGTCCGGCTCGTCCACGGCGGGGTCTTCAAGGGCGTGGACGCCGCGATGATGATCCACGGCTGGGACAAGTGGATCTCCCACCAGGATCTACTCGGCATCGTGCGGGTGGGCTTCGAGTTCACCGGCCGGGCCGCCCACGCCTCGGCGGACCCCTGGGAGGGCGTCAACGCGCTCGACGCCGTCATCCAGACCTTCAACAACGTCAGCATGCTCCGCCAGCAGGTGAGGCCCGAGTACCGCATCCACGGCATCATCACGCACGGCGGCGCCGCGCCGAACATCATCCCGGAGTTCGCGGCCGCGACCTTCTACGTGCGCGCGCCGAAGCTCGACGAGATGTGGGCGCTCCACCGGCGGGTGGTCGCCGGCGCCGAGGGCGCCGCCAAGGCCACCGGCTGCACGCTCAAGGTCGTCGAGCAGGACAACACCTACGAGCCCATGAAGCGCAACCAGACGCTGCTGGACGCCTTCCGGGCGAACATGGCGCGGCTCGGGCTCCTGGAAGCTCCCGCGGTGAAGGACCGGCTGGGCTCGTCCGACGTCGGCAACGTCAGCCAAGTCGTCCCCACCATCCAGCCGCTCGTCAAGATCGCGCCGGACGGCACGCCCATCCACTCTCGCGCCTTCGAAGCCGCCGCCGTCAGCCCGCTGGCCCGTCAGGGCCTGCTGGCCGCCGCCAAGGTCATGGCGATGACGGCGCTCGATCTCCTGGCCGAGCCCGGCCTGCTGGCCCGAGCCCACCAGGAGTTCGCGGCGCCGAAATGA
- a CDS encoding M20 family metallopeptidase, which yields MSTQTSADSIKPKIAEAVDRLADQLEALSHQIHDHPELAFKEEKAHAWLTEFLEKQGVRVERGVGGLPTAFRATLPGTGAGPTIAILCEYDALPGIGHACGHNVIATAGAGAGAALARALGTLPFPGQIQVIGTPAEEGGAGKVKLLEAGVFRGVDAAMMIHGRCGTRVWRPSLGIIKVEAEFFGKAAHASSWPWRGVNALNAVIQLFVAMDAMRQQLRPDARVHGIISQGGAQPNIIPEYASAEFYLRSLDKAYCYELLRRFQACCEGAAAATGCQVKVTPEPTVHEPLKPNVTMARLFARNLELIDCPEDPEDGQAGYGSTDCGNVSQVIPTIHPYVRISPDGVPGHSREFAEWARSPLARAGMLAGAKALAMTALDLLASPPVLHQAQEDFSRGGGMS from the coding sequence GTGTCAACCCAAACGTCCGCCGACTCCATCAAGCCCAAGATCGCCGAGGCGGTTGATCGCCTCGCCGACCAGCTGGAAGCCCTATCGCACCAGATCCACGACCATCCCGAGCTCGCGTTCAAGGAGGAGAAGGCCCACGCCTGGCTCACCGAGTTCCTCGAAAAGCAGGGCGTGCGCGTCGAGCGCGGCGTCGGCGGCCTGCCGACCGCCTTCCGGGCGACCCTCCCCGGGACCGGGGCGGGGCCCACCATCGCCATCCTGTGCGAGTACGACGCGTTGCCCGGCATCGGGCATGCCTGCGGCCACAACGTCATCGCCACCGCCGGCGCCGGGGCCGGCGCGGCGCTGGCGCGCGCGCTGGGGACGCTGCCGTTCCCCGGTCAGATCCAGGTGATCGGCACGCCGGCGGAGGAAGGCGGCGCGGGAAAGGTGAAGCTGCTGGAGGCGGGCGTGTTCCGAGGCGTGGACGCCGCGATGATGATCCACGGCCGCTGCGGCACCCGGGTCTGGCGTCCAAGCCTGGGCATCATCAAGGTCGAGGCCGAATTCTTCGGCAAGGCGGCCCATGCCTCGTCCTGGCCGTGGCGCGGCGTGAACGCGCTGAACGCGGTCATCCAGCTCTTCGTGGCCATGGACGCGATGCGCCAGCAGCTCCGTCCCGACGCGCGCGTGCACGGCATCATCAGCCAGGGCGGGGCCCAGCCCAACATCATTCCCGAATACGCGAGCGCGGAGTTTTACCTGCGCTCGCTGGACAAGGCGTACTGCTACGAGTTGCTCCGCCGCTTCCAGGCCTGCTGCGAGGGCGCCGCGGCGGCGACGGGCTGCCAGGTGAAGGTGACCCCGGAGCCCACCGTTCACGAGCCGCTCAAGCCGAACGTCACGATGGCGCGTCTGTTCGCCAGGAACCTCGAGCTGATCGACTGCCCGGAGGATCCCGAGGACGGCCAGGCCGGCTACGGCTCGACCGACTGCGGCAACGTCAGCCAGGTCATCCCCACGATCCATCCCTACGTCCGGATCTCGCCGGACGGTGTGCCAGGCCACTCGCGCGAGTTCGCCGAGTGGGCGCGCTCGCCGCTGGCCCGCGCCGGGATGCTGGCCGGGGCCAAGGCGCTGGCGATGACGGCCCTCGATCTGCTGGCCTCGCCCCCCGTCCTCCACCAGGCCCAGGAAGACTTCTCACGCGGAGGAGGCATGTCATGA
- a CDS encoding superoxide dismutase family protein: MTALSLLAVLSLLAAGCAGMMQPTVATATAQLKNATGDVVGTATFTEVSGGVRIVLETRGLPAGEKGVHIHEVGQCDPPAFTSAGGHFNPGKRQHGLQNPQGPHAGDLPNITIAADGTGRLETTTNRVTLSGGDTWLLDADGSALVVHAAPDDFKTDPTGNSGARIACGVIGRGQSASRPEPPRARPLMGGY, from the coding sequence ATGACAGCGCTGAGCCTGCTGGCCGTCCTCTCGCTCCTCGCCGCCGGCTGCGCGGGCATGATGCAGCCCACAGTTGCGACCGCGACCGCGCAGCTCAAGAATGCCACCGGCGACGTGGTCGGCACCGCCACCTTCACCGAGGTCAGCGGCGGCGTGCGCATCGTGCTGGAGACGCGCGGCCTGCCGGCGGGCGAGAAGGGTGTGCACATCCACGAGGTCGGCCAGTGCGACCCGCCGGCGTTCACCTCGGCGGGCGGGCACTTCAATCCCGGCAAGCGGCAGCACGGGCTGCAGAATCCCCAGGGGCCGCACGCCGGCGATCTACCGAACATCACCATCGCCGCCGACGGCACCGGTCGCCTGGAGACCACGACGAACCGCGTCACGCTGAGTGGCGGCGACACCTGGCTCCTCGACGCCGACGGCAGCGCCCTGGTCGTCCACGCGGCGCCGGACGACTTCAAGACGGACCCCACCGGCAACAGCGGCGCGCGGATCGCCTGCGGCGTGATCGGTCGCGGCCAGTCCGCGTCGCGCCCGGAGCCGCCCCGGGCGCGACCCCTGATGGGCGGGTACTAG
- a CDS encoding PaaI family thioesterase, producing the protein MTLAATEGELRELMAQAVFARDYDFRLHAFGDGECTVQVPFRAGLERPGGLVGGPAFMAAADIAMWLAIATRLGPDDRSVTAELKTTFLSPARREDFLCTARILKLGRRMIYGVAECVASQGRLLTHHTVTYLRPDA; encoded by the coding sequence GTGACGCTCGCCGCGACCGAGGGTGAGCTGCGGGAGTTGATGGCGCAGGCGGTCTTTGCCCGCGACTACGACTTCAGGCTTCACGCCTTTGGGGACGGCGAGTGCACCGTGCAGGTCCCGTTCCGGGCCGGTCTCGAGCGGCCCGGGGGACTCGTCGGCGGGCCGGCCTTCATGGCGGCGGCGGACATCGCCATGTGGCTCGCGATCGCGACGAGGCTGGGGCCGGACGACCGGTCGGTCACCGCCGAGCTGAAGACGACGTTTCTCAGCCCCGCCCGGCGCGAGGACTTCCTCTGCACGGCCAGGATCCTCAAGCTGGGACGGCGCATGATCTATGGCGTCGCGGAGTGCGTGGCTAGCCAGGGGCGACTGCTGACGCACCACACGGTGACGTACCTCCGACCGGACGCCTAG